A genomic segment from Desulfonatronum lacustre DSM 10312 encodes:
- a CDS encoding response regulator: protein MRKILVIDDEKPTLSMFRLFLNAYGFTVFTAENGEDGLVVFQKEQPSIVITDIKMPGMDGLEVLKRIKEINPLAEVIIITGHGDLDLAIRALNMNATDFINKPIQKAALDQALRRAEERLTMAENEEREISWVQEDDMACIDIRGNVNAASEPVLLEAYGHISAWNVPKILFRFNENASINGAGIAVLIQLLTESKQRGQSVILTGLAENFRKVFEMVGVTKLARIVQDEAEARSVLSGMPA from the coding sequence ATGCGCAAAATACTCGTTATCGACGATGAAAAGCCGACCCTGTCCATGTTTCGCCTGTTTTTGAACGCCTACGGATTTACGGTGTTCACCGCGGAGAACGGCGAGGATGGGTTGGTCGTTTTCCAAAAAGAGCAACCGTCCATCGTGATTACGGACATCAAAATGCCCGGGATGGACGGCCTGGAGGTCCTCAAGCGCATCAAGGAGATCAATCCCCTGGCTGAAGTGATCATCATCACCGGACACGGGGACCTGGATCTGGCCATCCGTGCGCTGAACATGAACGCCACGGACTTCATCAACAAGCCGATTCAGAAAGCCGCCCTGGACCAAGCCTTGCGACGCGCCGAGGAACGGCTGACCATGGCCGAAAACGAGGAAAGGGAGATTTCCTGGGTCCAGGAGGACGATATGGCCTGCATCGACATCCGCGGCAACGTCAACGCCGCCTCCGAGCCGGTGCTATTGGAGGCTTACGGTCACATCTCGGCCTGGAACGTCCCCAAAATTCTTTTTCGCTTCAACGAGAACGCCTCGATCAACGGCGCCGGCATCGCCGTTCTGATCCAGCTCCTGACGGAGAGCAAGCAGCGCGGCCAATCCGTGATCCTCACCGGTCTGGCCGAGAATTTTCGCAAGGTGTTCGAAATGGTCGGGGTGACCAAACTGGCCCGGATCGTTCAGGATGAAGCCGAGGCGCGCTCCGTGTTGAGCGGCATGCCGGCTTGA
- a CDS encoding TlpA family protein disulfide reductase encodes MRGFTGRYLVLVWLSLALLVGQAFAAGPLGVGERHPEILAFTFPAPEVPDHRIYLSLEEEQDSLALADMERDLFLIEIVGVYCPICHNQAPDILRLYQRVQRDAEMAGKVAMVAVAVGATPMEIAHLHRTWRFPFPILQDGDYALHKLIGEPDTPYTFILDRDGSVLYTHLGRTDIDSLFNRLKQLP; translated from the coding sequence ATGCGCGGATTTACAGGCAGATACTTGGTTCTGGTATGGTTGTCGCTGGCGTTGCTCGTCGGCCAGGCTTTCGCCGCAGGACCTCTGGGCGTCGGTGAACGACATCCGGAGATTTTGGCCTTTACGTTCCCCGCTCCGGAGGTCCCGGACCATCGAATTTACCTGAGCCTCGAGGAGGAACAGGACAGCTTGGCTTTGGCGGACATGGAGCGGGACCTCTTTCTGATTGAGATCGTCGGCGTTTACTGTCCTATCTGCCATAACCAGGCTCCGGACATCCTGCGCCTGTACCAACGAGTTCAGCGCGACGCGGAAATGGCGGGCAAGGTAGCCATGGTCGCCGTGGCCGTCGGAGCCACGCCGATGGAAATCGCGCACCTTCACCGGACATGGCGCTTTCCCTTTCCCATTCTTCAGGATGGGGACTATGCCTTGCACAAACTGATCGGTGAACCGGACACCCCGTACACCTTTATCCTGGATCGTGACGGCTCCGTCCTCTACACTCACCTGGGCCGCACGGATATCGACAGTCTCTTCAATCGGCTCAAACAGTTACCCTGA
- a CDS encoding rhodanese-like domain-containing protein: MDQRRAPNPSAGPPLQPPVEASRESSGERRAFHLDALFETVSELSRLTDPKEVMETFVLMSMGALGTAQGLLVAQDRRSGRQHLVLRGLPESDKERLPDAVQSVSAKIHNEGEMLSRQVLVVVINESPEKPGLPEPLRVVVEWYLDEHRFGVLGYGPKVNGSAYDHQDEDFVLQLVTAFMDALASASVNETIRGLNEELQARNTELQGALLASQDIQTRLDRRYFHFKSICDTTRELSGNLHAKTLLSSFLLSVMGTFSAQQGFIVLWDRRDNRIEIVTRGFGDDTSPVFDAQRLDAVFRSLLHPPFVPAQGEKHYQVLTQDELQALELAETSQVGAAFLLDDNWYGLAGIGNSLARSEDDQGERELLPALLQGFLVSLGNALAFETIQKLNSDLLRKNAELRQTLDELQQSRQTISLLEATANRFSSLLRSETLRIKRVSLFDCLALALVSLVLALVFNASSPGGISLLPETWGQPRPDYIDVAWAKLKHESQGALFLDARPTEFYNQSRIVGAENLPLNLFDFVYSMRFAMLDPEKDVVVYGRNISRRYDEQVAAKLKERGMVNVRVMEGGLRQWQRNGLPVEP, translated from the coding sequence ATGGATCAGCGCCGGGCTCCGAACCCCTCAGCGGGACCGCCTTTACAGCCCCCTGTAGAGGCTTCCAGAGAGTCATCCGGAGAGCGTCGTGCCTTTCATCTGGACGCCTTGTTCGAGACGGTCAGCGAACTGAGTCGGTTGACCGACCCGAAGGAGGTCATGGAGACTTTCGTCCTGATGAGCATGGGGGCTCTGGGAACGGCTCAGGGCTTGCTCGTTGCCCAGGATCGCCGTTCAGGCCGGCAGCATCTCGTCTTGCGCGGACTGCCCGAGTCCGACAAGGAACGGCTGCCCGATGCAGTTCAGTCCGTATCCGCCAAAATCCACAACGAAGGCGAGATGCTGTCCCGGCAGGTTCTGGTCGTGGTGATCAACGAGTCCCCCGAAAAGCCCGGTCTGCCCGAGCCGTTGCGCGTCGTGGTGGAGTGGTACCTGGACGAGCATCGTTTCGGAGTCTTGGGCTATGGCCCCAAGGTCAACGGCTCGGCCTACGACCACCAGGATGAAGATTTCGTGCTGCAACTGGTCACGGCCTTTATGGACGCCCTGGCCTCCGCAAGCGTGAATGAGACCATCCGCGGCCTGAACGAAGAACTGCAAGCGAGAAACACCGAGCTTCAGGGGGCGTTGCTGGCTTCCCAGGACATCCAGACCCGCCTGGATCGCCGTTACTTTCACTTCAAGTCCATCTGCGACACCACTCGGGAACTCAGCGGAAACCTCCACGCCAAGACCCTGCTCTCCTCATTTCTCCTGTCGGTCATGGGCACGTTCAGCGCCCAACAGGGGTTCATCGTGCTGTGGGATCGACGTGACAACCGGATCGAAATCGTGACTCGAGGGTTCGGCGACGATACTTCTCCGGTCTTTGATGCCCAGCGCTTGGATGCCGTCTTCCGTTCCCTGCTGCATCCTCCGTTTGTCCCGGCCCAGGGAGAAAAGCACTATCAGGTGCTGACCCAAGACGAACTCCAGGCCTTGGAATTGGCCGAGACGTCGCAAGTCGGCGCCGCGTTCCTGTTGGATGACAATTGGTATGGGCTCGCGGGAATCGGAAACAGTCTTGCCCGGTCCGAGGACGATCAAGGGGAGCGGGAATTGTTGCCCGCCCTGCTCCAGGGCTTTCTGGTCAGCCTGGGCAATGCCCTGGCCTTTGAAACCATCCAAAAACTGAACAGCGACCTGTTGCGCAAAAACGCCGAACTGCGCCAAACATTGGACGAACTGCAACAAAGCCGCCAGACCATCAGCCTGCTGGAGGCGACCGCCAATCGCTTCAGCTCCTTGCTGCGCTCCGAAACCCTGCGCATTAAACGGGTAAGCCTGTTCGATTGTCTGGCTTTGGCCTTGGTCAGTCTGGTCCTGGCCTTGGTCTTCAACGCCTCCAGTCCCGGCGGCATTTCGCTGTTGCCCGAAACCTGGGGTCAGCCTCGGCCCGATTATATCGACGTGGCCTGGGCCAAGCTCAAGCATGAGTCACAAGGCGCGCTGTTTTTAGACGCTCGGCCCACGGAGTTTTACAATCAGTCGCGTATCGTCGGCGCGGAGAATCTGCCTTTGAACCTGTTCGACTTCGTCTATTCCATGCGCTTCGCCATGCTGGATCCGGAAAAGGACGTTGTCGTCTACGGCCGCAACATCAGTAGAAGATATGACGAACAGGTGGCGGCCAAGCTCAAGGAGCGCGGCATGGTCAATGTGCGGGTCATGGAAGGTGGCCTGCGGCAATGGCAACGCAACGGGCTTCCGGTGGAGCCATGA
- a CDS encoding MauE/DoxX family redox-associated membrane protein, which produces MTKNPLVRLLTHEYVALALRLYIGGLFIYASMYKISYTAEFAETIASYQLVPYWAVNVLSVFMPWFELVCGVLLIIGFRAKSAVVLIGGMLVMFTIAVVVNLLRDSPIPCGCFSSVEDPISWWTVVRDLIWVAMTVHIYYFDKILHLENHFTSRIEKIA; this is translated from the coding sequence ATGACGAAAAATCCGCTGGTCAGACTACTGACCCATGAGTACGTGGCCCTGGCACTGCGATTGTATATCGGCGGGCTGTTCATCTACGCGAGCATGTACAAGATCAGCTATACCGCTGAATTCGCGGAAACCATCGCCAGCTATCAGTTGGTCCCCTACTGGGCGGTGAACGTGCTGTCCGTGTTCATGCCCTGGTTCGAACTGGTTTGCGGCGTCTTATTGATCATCGGTTTCCGGGCCAAATCCGCTGTGGTGCTGATCGGCGGAATGCTGGTCATGTTCACCATTGCCGTGGTGGTCAACCTGCTGCGCGATTCGCCCATCCCCTGTGGTTGCTTCAGCAGTGTCGAGGACCCGATATCCTGGTGGACGGTGGTCCGCGACCTGATCTGGGTGGCCATGACCGTCCACATCTACTACTTCGACAAGATTTTGCACCTGGAGAACCATTTCACCTCCAGGATTGAAAAAATTGCCTGA